A window from Anaerolineae bacterium encodes these proteins:
- a CDS encoding glycosyltransferase family 39 protein, which yields MSARPLAAVVEWIDWVIAAGALALAGWGQHLFAAGQMARAVLLMSAAMILFAWAVRRLPAAEPATAPLTAVPPARRLAGLALLGLSIFCIILALWRFGTNAPDNAGWALYLASMALFLLAFLVMEGPPNRESVRRWAGRARAMRGELFLLFVLVTAGGVLRFYGVDALPYGVWFDESDNAVWAREILTRPDFRPLYVASTNLPAHFLYLIALSFRLFGVNAGALRMVTAFFGTATILGMWLLGREIGGRWVGLLAAGMVAVSHWCINFSRLGMHGITTPFFAVLAAYWLLKGLRTGSRRRLAAGGLMLGLGLCFYAPFRLFPFVIVLFLAAKALLERGFLRRGWQGVMIYILASLIAFAPIGQYAWVHRDEFFARTKQTSLFTGKTREQAIEALQSNIRKHLLMFNYQGDRNGRHNLPGEPMLDAVTGALLTLGAAYVLARLHRPRQLLIAGWFGIMLCGGILSLDFEAPQSLRSIGTIPAVFLMTALAVPAAADVLLRPLRQMNRPALERAAGALLTVGVVAGLAYSAYLNFDIYFVRQPRHPDVFHSYNAREAFTARMVAAHQDEYIFYSIYVGHPTVRFLAPDAPYHRSFQPLDDLPVRGLVDRDVLYVMEPEFCPPPELFAVWYPNGQIRWYNDPSGAPMLFVYQVSKDEVNAMQGVWLKLYGTDGALIKEERADTLAGRWDDWAGIGPARGEWSGQVFIPYSGVYTFVLRSTGTASLVLDDQPIQLPDGGEVSEERLLVKGWHPIRLVADAAAGGEVRVDWAPPNGQPQPIPREALNILPGLQNGLYGYYYQGLEWSGVPVFGRVDWQVNFRWHIQPLPAPFSVEWFGGLKIDQAGTYLIAIDSNSDALVELNDEIILDSMQAPHGYHGVNVYLEPGVYPIHVRYREPGGYTMMRLQWHPPGGQFEAIPAQHLVPKMPEGALPAFTMTEQAPAPAVETPPAVAMEDVEEVSAKLLAAWPAARWLQEPRYIAVGPQGDVFISDAGKKAVAVFDAGGRFRAWWGEGLLQDPADLAPAPDGGLYVMDAGRSRLVRFDANGKPAGELGETAGLYGSRGLAWTPAGELAIADTGSNRIVILSTSGELVRSFGMQGAGIGQLDQPADLAVAPDGSIFVADTLLNKRLQVFSGEGTVLRQWAVPWASDFLAPAMAIAPYGRLYMADPDRGRVWEYALDGSMVVWWAGGDMRRPVGLAVDAAGRIYVLDGETRTIYIFERIE from the coding sequence ATGTCCGCAAGGCCATTGGCGGCTGTGGTGGAGTGGATAGATTGGGTCATCGCCGCCGGCGCGCTGGCATTGGCCGGCTGGGGCCAGCACCTCTTCGCCGCCGGCCAGATGGCGCGCGCCGTCTTGCTCATGAGCGCGGCTATGATCCTCTTCGCCTGGGCGGTGCGGCGCCTGCCGGCCGCAGAGCCGGCGACAGCGCCGCTGACAGCGGTCCCGCCGGCGCGGCGCCTGGCCGGCCTGGCCCTGCTGGGCCTTTCCATCTTTTGCATCATCCTGGCGTTATGGCGTTTCGGCACCAATGCCCCGGACAACGCCGGCTGGGCGCTCTACCTGGCCAGCATGGCCCTGTTCCTGCTGGCCTTCCTGGTCATGGAAGGCCCCCCGAACCGCGAGAGCGTGCGGCGCTGGGCCGGCCGGGCGCGGGCGATGCGCGGGGAGCTGTTTCTGCTCTTTGTCCTGGTGACGGCCGGCGGGGTCCTGCGCTTTTACGGCGTGGATGCCCTCCCGTATGGGGTGTGGTTCGACGAGTCGGATAACGCCGTGTGGGCCAGGGAAATCCTGACCCGCCCGGACTTCCGCCCGCTGTATGTGGCGTCCACCAATCTGCCGGCCCACTTCCTGTACCTGATCGCGCTGTCCTTCCGGCTCTTCGGCGTGAACGCCGGCGCCCTGCGGATGGTCACCGCATTCTTCGGCACGGCCACCATCCTGGGGATGTGGCTGTTGGGGCGGGAGATCGGTGGGCGATGGGTGGGGTTACTGGCCGCCGGCATGGTGGCGGTCTCGCACTGGTGCATCAACTTCAGCCGGCTGGGCATGCACGGCATCACTACGCCCTTCTTCGCCGTGCTGGCGGCCTACTGGCTGTTGAAGGGCCTGCGCACTGGCTCGCGCCGGCGCCTGGCCGCCGGCGGGCTGATGCTGGGGCTGGGCCTGTGCTTCTACGCGCCGTTTCGCCTCTTCCCCTTCGTCATCGTCCTCTTCCTGGCGGCCAAAGCTCTGCTGGAGCGGGGATTCCTGCGGCGCGGCTGGCAGGGTGTCATGATATATATCCTGGCCAGCCTGATTGCCTTCGCCCCCATCGGCCAGTACGCCTGGGTGCACCGCGACGAGTTCTTCGCCCGCACGAAGCAAACCTCCCTCTTCACGGGCAAGACGCGCGAACAGGCGATCGAGGCCCTGCAGTCGAACATCCGCAAGCATCTCCTGATGTTCAACTATCAGGGGGACCGCAACGGCCGGCATAACCTGCCCGGCGAGCCGATGCTGGACGCCGTCACCGGCGCCCTGCTCACGCTGGGCGCGGCCTACGTGCTGGCCCGCCTGCACCGCCCGCGCCAACTGCTCATCGCCGGCTGGTTCGGCATTATGCTGTGCGGCGGCATTCTCTCGCTGGACTTTGAGGCGCCGCAGTCACTGCGCTCTATCGGTACAATCCCGGCCGTCTTCCTGATGACGGCGCTGGCGGTGCCGGCGGCCGCCGATGTGCTCCTCAGGCCTCTGCGGCAGATGAACCGGCCGGCGCTGGAGCGGGCGGCCGGCGCCCTGCTGACCGTGGGGGTCGTCGCCGGCCTGGCCTACAGCGCCTACCTGAACTTCGACATCTATTTCGTGCGCCAACCGCGCCACCCGGATGTCTTCCACAGCTATAACGCTCGCGAGGCCTTCACCGCCCGCATGGTGGCGGCCCATCAGGACGAGTATATCTTCTATTCCATTTACGTCGGCCATCCCACGGTGCGCTTCCTGGCCCCGGACGCGCCCTATCACCGCTCCTTCCAACCGCTGGATGACCTGCCGGTGCGCGGCCTGGTGGACCGCGATGTGCTGTACGTGATGGAGCCGGAGTTCTGTCCTCCGCCGGAGCTGTTTGCGGTCTGGTATCCCAATGGACAGATACGCTGGTACAACGACCCCTCCGGCGCCCCCATGTTGTTCGTCTACCAGGTATCGAAGGACGAGGTCAACGCCATGCAGGGCGTCTGGCTGAAGCTGTACGGGACGGATGGCGCGCTCATCAAAGAGGAGCGGGCTGACACGCTGGCGGGCAGATGGGATGATTGGGCCGGCATCGGGCCGGCGCGCGGCGAGTGGAGCGGGCAGGTCTTCATCCCCTATTCCGGCGTGTACACCTTTGTGCTCCGTTCGACCGGCACAGCCTCGCTGGTGCTGGACGACCAGCCCATCCAACTGCCCGACGGCGGGGAGGTCAGCGAGGAGCGCCTGCTGGTCAAGGGCTGGCACCCGATACGCCTGGTGGCCGACGCGGCGGCCGGCGGCGAGGTGCGCGTCGACTGGGCGCCGCCGAACGGCCAGCCCCAGCCCATCCCGCGCGAGGCGCTCAATATCCTGCCGGGCCTGCAGAACGGCTTGTACGGCTATTACTATCAGGGGTTGGAGTGGTCCGGGGTGCCGGTGTTCGGGCGGGTGGATTGGCAGGTAAACTTCCGCTGGCATATCCAGCCGCTCCCTGCGCCCTTCAGCGTGGAATGGTTCGGCGGGCTGAAGATTGACCAGGCCGGCACGTACCTCATCGCCATTGATTCCAACTCCGACGCCCTGGTGGAGCTGAACGACGAGATCATCCTGGACAGCATGCAGGCGCCGCACGGCTACCACGGGGTGAACGTGTACCTGGAGCCGGGGGTGTATCCCATCCATGTGCGCTACCGCGAGCCGGGCGGATATACCATGATGCGCCTGCAGTGGCACCCGCCGGGCGGACAGTTCGAGGCCATCCCGGCCCAGCACCTGGTGCCGAAGATGCCGGAGGGCGCCCTGCCGGCCTTCACCATGACGGAGCAGGCCCCCGCGCCGGCGGTGGAAACGCCGCCGGCCGTCGCCATGGAGGATGTGGAGGAAGTATCGGCGAAACTGCTGGCGGCCTGGCCGGCCGCCCGCTGGCTCCAGGAGCCGCGCTACATCGCCGTCGGACCACAGGGGGACGTCTTTATCTCGGACGCCGGCAAAAAAGCGGTGGCGGTCTTCGATGCCGGCGGCCGCTTCCGCGCCTGGTGGGGCGAGGGGCTCCTGCAGGACCCCGCGGATCTGGCGCCGGCGCCGGACGGCGGCCTGTACGTGATGGACGCCGGCCGCTCTCGGCTGGTGCGCTTCGACGCGAACGGGAAACCCGCTGGGGAATTGGGCGAAACGGCCGGCTTGTACGGCTCGCGCGGGCTGGCCTGGACGCCGGCCGGCGAGCTGGCCATCGCCGACACCGGCTCCAATCGCATCGTGATCCTGTCGACTTCCGGCGAGCTGGTGCGCAGTTTCGGCATGCAGGGGGCCGGCATCGGCCAGTTGGATCAGCCGGCGGACCTGGCGGTAGCTCCCGACGGGAGCATTTTTGTGGCCGATACCCTGCTGAACAAACGCCTGCAGGTCTTTAGCGGCGAGGGTACGGTCCTGCGCCAGTGGGCGGTGCCCTGGGCCAGCGATTTCCTGGCGCCGGCGATGGCCATCGCGCCGTATGGCCGGCTCTATATGGCGGACCCGGACCGCGGCCGGGTCTGGGAGTATGCGCTGGACGGCTCCATGGTGGTGTGGTGGGCCGGCGGGGATATGCGCCGCCCGGTGGGGCTGGCGGTGGATGCGGCCGGCCGCATTTATGTGCTGGATGGGGAAACGAGGACCATCTACATATTTGAGCGGATAGAATGA
- a CDS encoding TIGR03663 family protein, translating into MRDTMTRTMHWLERPILGATRWDIEKTLYLLLILLALATRLWGLGWRAMSHDESLHAVYSYKLYNGEGYQHDPMMHGPFLFHANALVYFLFGDNDFTARLVPALFGVVLVALPWFMRRWLGRIGALAASFMFLISPSITYYARYIRNDIYILVYNVIFIALMFAYLERRQAKYLYGMAAAMAFMFCTKEVAYIFVLIVGLFLAVVTLIEILQARRFPPDSALFDVTMLVGTLALPMASAFVVKILGFNPLDYSAQGILRSGIVFLVIQGLAAALGIWWRKREWPIAAGIFYAIFTLLYTTFFTNGKGFATGIMGSLGYWLEQQGVQRGAQPWYYYGVVLPIYEFLPLLLGLAAIVVYIVFLPRPDVEAGADAQVVRARGLFMPFAIYWALATIFAYSYAGEKMPWLMVHLALPLIILAGWLVERVFRSADLRKLWSEGGPILALSSVLLVFAAAKLLSLRPFQGRDIAHLSETLGWLAALVVGAGLVALVVWYFQRMGARAGLQTLFAALFILLSLFTIRAMWMANYINYDYATEHLVYAHATPDIKIVVGDLEKLSRRLYGDMSIRFSYDDDSTWPLEWYFRKFPNAVYYGDQPHKDVMDLPVVIAGSKNWDKVKPFLGNRYYRFTYKLIWWPLEDYKEWPRQNLLAQLAKPEVRKRLWNAWFYRKFDYDPAEWPLRHEFAVFVRRDIADQVWDFGAKPPEVVEMPADIYLEGMREVYSVAIIGAGPGAGEGQFTNPRNVAVGPDGSIYVLDTDNHRVQVFDANGQFVRMWGSQGAELGQFQEPWGIAVGKDGMVYVADTWNHRIEKFTSAGEPVKSWGFFGTTDGTLGTPAVFWGPRAIAIDPEGNLYITDTGNKRVQKFSPDGEFLGQWGGFGADPGLFNEPVGIAIDRQGNIYVADTWNRRVQKFDPQFQFLKAWDIYSWEGESVLNKPYLTVGPDDLLYISDPEGYRILVYDLEGKFIASFGTFGADAKSFNLPTGLASDPNGFIYVADAGNHRVMKFPVLPRQ; encoded by the coding sequence ATGCGCGATACCATGACCCGAACGATGCACTGGCTGGAGCGGCCCATCCTGGGTGCGACCCGCTGGGACATCGAGAAGACGCTCTATCTGCTGTTGATCCTGCTGGCGCTGGCCACACGCCTGTGGGGATTGGGCTGGCGCGCCATGAGCCATGACGAGAGCCTGCACGCCGTCTATTCCTACAAGCTGTACAACGGCGAGGGCTATCAGCATGACCCGATGATGCACGGGCCGTTCCTGTTCCATGCCAACGCCCTGGTCTATTTCCTCTTCGGGGACAATGATTTCACCGCCCGGTTGGTGCCGGCGCTCTTCGGGGTGGTGCTGGTGGCACTGCCCTGGTTCATGCGGCGCTGGCTGGGACGCATCGGCGCGCTGGCGGCATCGTTCATGTTCCTGATCTCCCCGTCCATCACCTATTATGCCCGCTATATCCGCAACGACATTTACATCCTGGTCTATAACGTCATCTTCATCGCCCTGATGTTCGCCTATCTGGAGCGCCGGCAGGCCAAATACTTGTACGGCATGGCGGCCGCGATGGCCTTCATGTTCTGCACCAAAGAGGTAGCCTACATCTTCGTGCTCATCGTCGGCCTCTTCCTGGCGGTGGTGACCCTGATCGAGATCCTGCAGGCGCGGCGCTTCCCGCCCGATTCGGCGCTGTTCGATGTGACGATGCTGGTAGGCACGCTGGCACTGCCCATGGCCTCGGCTTTTGTGGTGAAAATCCTGGGCTTTAACCCGCTCGACTATTCGGCCCAGGGCATCCTGCGCTCGGGCATCGTGTTCCTGGTCATTCAGGGCCTTGCCGCGGCGCTGGGCATCTGGTGGAGGAAGCGCGAGTGGCCCATCGCCGCCGGCATCTTCTACGCCATCTTCACCCTGCTGTACACCACCTTCTTCACCAACGGCAAGGGCTTCGCCACCGGCATCATGGGCTCCCTGGGCTACTGGCTGGAACAGCAGGGCGTCCAGCGCGGCGCCCAGCCCTGGTACTACTACGGCGTGGTGCTCCCCATTTATGAGTTCCTGCCCCTCCTGCTGGGGCTGGCGGCCATCGTGGTCTATATCGTTTTCCTGCCGCGGCCGGATGTGGAAGCCGGCGCCGATGCGCAGGTGGTGCGGGCGCGCGGGCTGTTCATGCCTTTCGCCATATATTGGGCGCTGGCAACCATCTTCGCCTACAGCTATGCCGGCGAGAAAATGCCCTGGCTGATGGTGCACCTGGCCCTGCCGCTCATTATCCTGGCCGGCTGGCTGGTGGAGCGCGTCTTCCGCTCCGCAGACCTGCGCAAGCTGTGGTCTGAGGGGGGGCCGATCCTCGCCCTCTCCTCCGTCCTGCTGGTCTTCGCCGCCGCGAAACTGCTGAGCCTGCGGCCGTTCCAGGGCCGCGACATCGCCCATCTGAGCGAGACGCTGGGATGGCTGGCGGCGCTGGTGGTGGGCGCCGGCCTGGTGGCCCTTGTGGTCTGGTACTTCCAGCGCATGGGGGCGCGCGCCGGCCTGCAAACGCTGTTCGCCGCCCTGTTCATCCTGCTCTCCCTCTTCACCATCCGCGCCATGTGGATGGCCAACTATATCAACTATGATTACGCCACCGAGCACCTGGTCTATGCCCATGCCACGCCCGACATCAAGATCGTGGTGGGCGATCTGGAGAAGCTGTCGCGCCGGCTCTACGGCGACATGTCCATCCGCTTTTCATATGACGACGATTCGACCTGGCCGCTGGAATGGTACTTCCGCAAGTTCCCCAACGCGGTATATTACGGTGACCAGCCGCACAAGGATGTGATGGACCTGCCGGTGGTCATCGCCGGCAGTAAGAATTGGGACAAGGTCAAGCCTTTCCTGGGCAACCGCTACTACCGCTTCACCTATAAGCTCATCTGGTGGCCCCTGGAGGATTACAAGGAGTGGCCGCGGCAGAACCTGCTGGCCCAACTGGCCAAACCCGAGGTGCGGAAGAGGCTATGGAACGCCTGGTTCTACCGCAAGTTCGATTACGACCCGGCGGAATGGCCCCTGCGGCATGAGTTCGCCGTCTTCGTGCGGCGCGATATCGCCGACCAGGTGTGGGACTTCGGCGCCAAGCCGCCCGAGGTGGTGGAGATGCCGGCCGACATTTACCTGGAAGGAATGCGGGAAGTCTACAGCGTGGCCATTATCGGCGCCGGCCCGGGCGCCGGCGAGGGCCAGTTCACCAACCCGCGCAATGTGGCGGTGGGGCCGGACGGCTCCATCTACGTGCTCGATACCGACAACCATCGCGTGCAGGTCTTTGACGCCAATGGGCAGTTCGTGCGCATGTGGGGGAGCCAGGGCGCGGAGCTTGGCCAGTTCCAGGAGCCGTGGGGCATCGCCGTGGGGAAGGACGGCATGGTCTATGTGGCGGATACCTGGAACCACCGCATCGAGAAGTTCACCTCCGCCGGCGAGCCAGTCAAGAGCTGGGGCTTCTTCGGGACGACCGACGGGACCCTGGGGACGCCGGCGGTCTTCTGGGGGCCGCGCGCCATCGCCATTGATCCCGAGGGCAACCTGTACATCACCGACACTGGCAACAAGCGCGTGCAGAAGTTCTCCCCCGACGGCGAGTTCCTGGGCCAGTGGGGCGGCTTCGGGGCAGACCCTGGCCTGTTCAACGAACCGGTGGGCATCGCCATTGACCGCCAGGGGAATATCTATGTGGCGGATACCTGGAACCGCCGCGTGCAGAAGTTTGACCCCCAGTTCCAGTTCCTGAAAGCCTGGGATATCTACAGTTGGGAAGGGGAATCGGTGCTGAACAAGCCGTACCTGACGGTAGGCCCCGATGACCTGCTGTACATCAGCGACCCGGAGGGCTACCGCATCCTGGTGTACGACCTGGAGGGCAAGTTCATCGCCAGCTTCGGCACCTTCGGGGCGGACGCCAAGTCGTTCAACCTGCCCACCGGCCTGGCGTCCGACCCGAACGGCTTTATCTACGTGGCGGACGCCGGCAACCACCGGGTGATGAAGTTCCCGGTCCTGCCGCGCCAGTAG
- a CDS encoding glycosyltransferase family 39 protein has product MSARARAPERAESIPAEWQKAFTVEVVLYLAIGLAALLVRLWQLDAWPLSPAEAVQAWRAWQIAHGQSPALMPYSPLLMTANIVCFALFRASDATARLWPALFGTALALLPALLRRQVGRSAALMTSLLLAFSPSLLAASRSLDGRTAALFAGLLLLIALCRLSEGGGRREMRWGAVALAFGLLSSPMFYSVLLLLITGAIVLWGARRRLGMEGFWASAGRRWEELRGQRALWREAGLLFVGLFLLLGTAFLLNFDGLGAAADLLPAWGRGFAWGPQSYGPLVVLWSLVLYETAGLLFGIAGLVMGIRRRDAISLFAGWWLVGGLVLSLVSGGWRPADLALLAVPAALLAGKALGELAEWTAREALKEAEWLILLVGAVLGVFGYLGFAHYARTGQLLSLLLAVVACPLILLVVTGVVLVWGERRRALRGLALLAAGGSILLLVHNAWFSSLLADVSRHDLLTAARAEAGVRDMVELAQRYGSQVRGDPYSAPILLVGDEVEWLRWALRDFRRVEYVRRFGSAGDFPIVITPGNLQPPLGESFVGQDMAVYSDWRPAGMEGWTLARWLVSRVPPASPPQETIIFWAQR; this is encoded by the coding sequence ATGAGCGCACGAGCACGTGCACCGGAACGCGCTGAATCCATTCCCGCGGAATGGCAGAAGGCCTTCACTGTGGAGGTGGTGCTGTACCTGGCGATCGGCCTGGCGGCCCTGCTGGTGCGGCTGTGGCAGTTGGATGCCTGGCCGCTGTCGCCGGCGGAGGCCGTGCAGGCCTGGCGGGCGTGGCAGATCGCCCATGGGCAGTCGCCGGCGTTGATGCCGTACAGCCCTCTGCTGATGACCGCCAACATCGTCTGCTTCGCCCTGTTCCGCGCCAGCGACGCCACGGCGCGGTTGTGGCCGGCGCTCTTCGGCACCGCCCTGGCGCTCCTGCCGGCGCTCCTGCGCCGGCAGGTGGGCCGCTCCGCCGCGCTGATGACCAGTCTCCTGCTGGCGTTTTCCCCTTCTCTGCTCGCCGCCTCCCGCTCTCTGGACGGCCGCACGGCGGCCCTGTTCGCCGGCCTGCTGTTGCTGATTGCCCTCTGCCGGCTGAGCGAGGGCGGGGGCCGGCGGGAGATGCGCTGGGGGGCAGTCGCCCTGGCATTTGGCCTGCTCTCCTCCCCCATGTTCTACAGCGTGCTCCTGCTCCTCATCACTGGGGCAATCGTGCTGTGGGGGGCGCGCCGGCGGCTGGGTATGGAGGGATTCTGGGCCTCCGCCGGCCGGCGCTGGGAAGAACTGCGCGGCCAGCGCGCTCTGTGGCGAGAGGCCGGCCTGCTCTTTGTCGGTCTTTTCCTCCTGCTGGGCACCGCCTTTCTGCTCAATTTCGACGGGCTGGGCGCGGCGGCGGACCTTCTGCCGGCATGGGGGCGCGGCTTCGCCTGGGGGCCGCAGAGCTACGGCCCACTGGTGGTGCTGTGGTCCCTGGTCCTGTATGAGACCGCCGGTCTGCTGTTCGGCATCGCCGGCCTGGTCATGGGCATCCGCCGGCGCGATGCCATTTCCTTGTTCGCCGGCTGGTGGCTGGTGGGAGGCCTGGTGTTATCCCTCGTCTCCGGAGGCTGGCGGCCGGCCGACCTGGCCCTGCTGGCGGTGCCGGCGGCCCTGCTGGCCGGCAAAGCCCTGGGCGAGCTGGCGGAATGGACAGCGCGCGAGGCGCTCAAAGAGGCGGAATGGCTGATCCTGCTGGTAGGGGCCGTGCTGGGCGTATTCGGTTATCTGGGATTTGCCCATTATGCCCGCACCGGCCAACTGCTCTCCCTCCTGCTGGCGGTCGTCGCCTGTCCGCTCATCCTGCTGGTGGTGACGGGCGTCGTCCTGGTATGGGGAGAGCGCCGGCGCGCCCTGCGGGGGCTGGCACTGCTGGCCGCCGGCGGGAGCATCCTCCTGCTGGTGCACAACGCCTGGTTCTCCTCCCTGCTGGCAGACGTCTCGCGCCATGACCTGCTGACCGCGGCGCGGGCGGAGGCCGGCGTGCGCGATATGGTCGAGCTGGCCCAGCGCTACGGCAGTCAGGTGCGGGGTGACCCGTACTCGGCCCCTATCCTGCTGGTGGGGGACGAGGTGGAATGGTTGCGGTGGGCTTTGCGCGATTTCCGGCGGGTGGAATATGTGCGGCGGTTCGGGAGCGCCGGCGACTTCCCCATCGTCATTACGCCGGGGAACCTTCAGCCGCCGCTGGGGGAGAGCTTCGTGGGACAGGATATGGCCGTGTACAGTGACTGGCGGCCGGCCGGCATGGAGGGATGGACGCTGGCGCGTTGGCTGGTTTCCCGCGTGCCGCCGGCGTCCCCGCCCCAAGAGACCATCATCTTCTGGGCCCAGCGCTGA